The nucleotide sequence ACTGCAATAATGAAATTAGTTCGGAGTGCGTCGAAATGGGTCCAGGTTTAATCTGCGTAGCCAGACGAATACCGACTACCGAAAAACATATGAGCCCAGCCGTCGAACAATTCACGACTAAATTAGATCCTCAGGGAAAGATCATCGGTATCGATACTAGCGGCGTATCGTCGACGTATTCGTTATATTTAAATAAGGTACGTAATTTAACAATCGCCGATGTCTCCAGCGATGCCTTCGTTATTCGATCCTTTGTGTGGCGTTTTCCATTACACGAGGTCGAAACAATCCAATAGTTCTCAGAACATGTTTGACGATTCAGCAAATTCGAAACGAACTTCCTTCTCGAGGTTTCAAATTGCTGTATCGAATAACGAAGCGATTACTTGGCTCGTAGTTCGAGTTCGAATACGTGCGATTCTAACGAtgagaatttgattttgtttcaggATTTAAAAGGTAAAGCTCTCCAAGAGCTGTGTTACACAACTGATTTGTATAATTTAACTTCTCATCTGAAAGAAGtgcatcaaaatgaaaaagctaCTAGTAAGATTTACCGATTGATGATATCGCCGGAGAAATACCTGCATATTCAAACGAATTCTAGATTATTCAGAGCTACCCCTGGATCCGGCGAGCCGGATTTTATTATGGCTGCGCATTCTATAATTAGGTAGGTTGAGTTTCAACTGGAGAAATCCGCGTTTAGGGATGACAATTATTCGTGGTTTTGTAACAATGTCGATGTTTTTTGATTACAGCGAAAACGACGTATGCCAATTGATCGAATCAGCAACGCTGAATCCGCGCCAGTCGTCTTCGCTGGGTGGCGGCCCGATGATGAACGCGTTAAACGGACGCCTATCCGCAGTTACCACGCCGGATAACTCGAACGCTATGAcgcttaataataataataacaataacagcagcagcagcaacaacaataataataataacaacaacaacaataacaacaattCGGATTATTCGGCTATGTCCGATATGAGCATGCacgattttgatttcttttcgaGACCTGATTACGACATGGAAGACAGAACGCCGTGGTCCGATAGGCCGGAAAGCAGGCATAGCATGAACTCGGCTCCTAGTCCAATGTTCAGTCACCCAAGTCCGGCGCCTACTGCGCCTTCGACGCCGTTTGGCGCATCGTTACCGTTCAGTCCGCTCGACAACGACATGAAGGACAACAAAGATATGATTATGGCCGAAGTGAATAACATGAACGACAGCTGCGAGTCAGCCAGACTGCGTAATCTATTGACCACCAAGAAATCCAACAGTCAGCAAGACAACGACGACCAGAAAAATAACCGAAACAAACAGATATTAGAGAATTTACTCAATCCTCCCGAAGGCGTCATGGATATCGACGGTGCCGACGCCGGACCTAGTCCGAAGCAGCGTCGAGTAACTACGCCGTCTTCGATGAACAGCAATTCCGATTCGTCGTCGTATCAGAAAAGCGGCGGTGGATCCAATACCATGCTTTTAACGGTAAGTTATTCGGTTAAGAAGCTCGAGCTCGACGCGATGTGCATGCCGTTGTCGTACGTACGAGCCTGTGCACTTAGCTGCGTTTTATACATGTGACGTAGTACCACCTCTATGTAGATGGCATTATGTAATTTGTTGTTTATTTGTTCGTAGCAGTTGTTGAATAAGAAACCATTACCTGATAGCGAAGACACCGATACGAAAACCACCGAATATTTACATCAAATACTTAAGGATGGAAATGGAAATCAGATGATGATGGAGGTAAATATGATCTCGAGTGTAATTCAATTTTACGTTTAGTTGAGGTTTTCTGATTGTGCGAAGAAAACCTATTATAGAGTGTTCGTATTGTACAGTATTTGCTATTCTCTGTGATGTTTGCGTCGGCTGGTGTCATGGTCAGCTCTGACGATGACGTTACGACCGCGTACgcaataatttgaagaaaaaaaactatgatTTGGTGTACGTTTTTCGTGAGATCTACTAAGACTGTCCTGAAAAACAGGAATTCAGTGAATATTATCGAACGATGTTTAGGGGATCGTGTGTATCATACGCACCATCTTCTCAAACCCATCGGTACAAATCGACCAATGTTATCATGTAGTGAAATGTTGAACTTTGTACTTATCAACGTTAGTTATCTCTAGTTAGATATAATGAATGCTCATTTCTGCTCCAATCGAACACGTCGTTTCTCTGTTATCAAAATTATCGCCAATGAAGATGAATTACTcgatttatgtatttatttatttttttttttgtgattatgaaaaaaatcattcggggtgaatttttcttttaaaaatgagcGATTATGAATTGTAATTTCAAACATTCCCTTTCACAATTACCTTCTCGTTTAGggtgattcacaaaaaatgaatgatggAACAACACTCattcaatcgtttttttttcgagtgttgGTCCTTAGTTGCCATGAATttagaattgagaaaaatcatttattattaatttgaatttattctaTCGAAAATACGGgttttcacacttttttttgttttgcccTCGCAGCAAGAGCTACAACATCAGCAACAAGTACACCAGCAGTTGCAGCAATCCGTCCATCGAATACCAAACGAGGACACTATACTGGAAGGTATAGGATTCCTGTCCAGCCCATCGTCTCCGCCGGGAGGTTCGCGACTTCGTAAACGACCCAGCGAAGAATTGGACGAGAACGGTATACCGTCAAAACGGAACTCGAAGCTGGACTCGATACCGCCTCCTCCGCCTGTTTCGATTGCTAACAGCAAGCTGCGCGAAAAGAATAAAACGCTTTTACAGCTCTTGGCCAAAGAACCTTCCAAGAAGCCCGAACCCATACCACACCTTCCGCCTTCTGTTATCTCAGCCAAACCTCAGGAtagattaccaaaaattgttatCACCACTGCCTCGTCAGTATCTCGACCGACGACTTCTGGTAAGTGTACGCGAGGAGAATGACAAGGACTTGTGCTTTGAAACACGTAATCTAATTTGATATTAATTTCGCTCGCAGTCTGGGCTACGAGTAATtcgcaacagcaacaacaacagttACCCGGTCAAATACGTATGACAGCTCAACAGCAGCGTGCGCCCACCTCGAATCTACCGTCTCGCGGTGGTTTCCTCAACGAACTGCTGCAGTCGAGCCAACAACAGCAGCAAATGCAACAGCAACAGCTGCAGCTGCCGCATCAGCTAAGGGACCAGATGAAGATCTCGAATAATAATAACATTTTACAGTGGGAACCGCAAAATTCGGACGATCACGATTTGAACAAGCTGCTGGATCAGTTGTTCGAAAATGCTCCCGATGCTATCAGCGAAGGTAAGtaaaaaacgaagaaattgCAGCCGTATCGGCATTGATTTGTTATGGATGGGATGTTTTATGAATGTGTTTTTGATTATCAGAAATTTCAGATCCTAATTTATTAGGCTTGATCCATTCGGTCGAACAGAGCGATGTAATGAACAGCACCGATAATTCAATGGGCGTGAATAATGTTACCTTGAACAATGTGATCGATAGTAGCGCTGAAAAAATGGCTATCCACgctataaaaaattcattcatgtCGTACGAACAGCAGACTACCATTTCGACCAGAATGCAAGTAAGTGAACTGAACGAAACAACAATCTCTATCGAATCGGCAATATAATAAAATTACGTACTAACTATTCTCCCTTTTTTCCTCCCAGCTGCAAATAAATCCATCGGTTTTGCTTCAACAtcaacagcagcagcaacagcaccAACAACAAttacagcagcagcaacaacagcagcagcagcaacaacaacaacaacaacaacagcaacagcagcagcaaaaTCAACAAGCGGCGCAACAGCAAAAACAAGCTCACTTAACGATGAACCAACCCGGTCAACAATTTCCACCGCCTCCGATGTATCAGCAACGACCTAATCGTATGCAGACGCATCAGAACTCGGCTCCTCAGCTTGGCAACCGGCCGATGACCCAGCAACAACAGTTCGCTGTAGCAACGTCCACTGGACAGCTTTCTCCGGCCCAGGTTAGTCAAGTGAGTgttattttcggatttttcgaAGATAGTGGCTATGGGTAATTTGTATCCGGAGATTTAATGTGTTGATTTTGTGTGTATTTTAGGCACAGAATCATGCCCAAGCGTTGCATCTTCAACAAAGAAGATTGCTTATGCTGCAACGACAACAGCAGATGATAATACCGTCGAACGCCGCCGCCAATAGTCAGGGGACGACGAGTCTGCAGAACATGGATACGTTACTGAATAACACCGCTCCGCCGAACGTCTCGTTACAGGTAAGCAGAATCGCTAACCTGAGTATTTTAATTCACTAGTTTTAGcattattgttgaaatttgtttgaaagtGTGTGTATTTTGTAACGTTCTGAGTTCGAAAGTACTCTTCGTTGAGTTGACAGTTTTTTGACCACCGATGTGGACAGTAGCAATAAACGAAAGAAACGTTTCTCCAATGAACGGTATTCTTGAGAGGCATTGCAACACGAATGATAAGCGGTGTTTAGGGGATCGTGTATCGATAAAATGTGCACCATCTTCAAGCCCATCGATACAAATCCATCATTGATATGTTCTAAACGATTCTCTGAATTCTCCCGAGctaaattttgtgaatttcgtTTAGaagtttatttatttgaatCGACTATTCTTAGCATTGTTAAATTTCTTCGAGAATGTTCGTATTTTATAACGTTTTGAGTTCGAAAGTACTTTATGTTGACAGTTTTTTGTCCACCGATGTGGACAGTAGCAATAAACGAAAGAAACGTTTCTTTAATGAACGATATTCTTGAGAGGCATTGCAACACGAATGATAAGCGGTGTTTAGGGGATCGTGTATCGATTAAATGTACACCATCTTCAAGCCCATCGATACAAATTCAAGCTGAATTATGTGAATTTcgttcagaattttattcattttattcgagTATTCTAAGATTGTTGTTACATTTGTTcgaaaggttttttttgtttttttcttgtaacAATCAAGTTTGAAAGtacttttgacagttttttgtCCACTGGTCTGGACAACAGCAATAAACGAAAGAAACGTATCTCTAATGAACGTTATTCTTGAGAGGCATTGCAACACGAATGATAATCGATGTTTAGGGGAtcgtgtattgaaaaaatgtacgcCATCTTCAAGCCCATCGATACAATTCCATCATTGAAACGTACTAAACGGTTGTTTGATTTTCcccaattgaaattttgttagttTCGTTccgaattttatttattctaatTGACTATTCTCATCATTATTGTTGAATTTGTTCGAAAATGTTCGTATTTTGTAACGTTTCGAGTTCGAAAGTactttttgttgacattttattGTTCGCCTGTGTGGACAGTAGCAATAAACGAAAGAAACGTTTCTCTAATGAACGTTATTCTTGAGAGGCATTGCAATACGAATGATAAGCGGTGTTTAGGGGATCGTGTATCAGTAAAATGTACGCCATCTTCAAGCCCATCGATACAAATTCAGCATTGTTAGATACTAAACGATTCtctgaatttttccagttgaaattttgtgaatttcgctcagaattttgctcattttaatttattattcttATCGTTATTGTTGAATTTGTTCGAAAATATTCGTATTTTGTTACTTTTCGTTGACAGTTTGTTGTCCACCTGTGTGGACAGTAGCAATAAACGAAAGAAACGTTTCTCCAATGAACGTTATTCTTGAGAGGCATTGCAACACGAATGATAAGCGGTGTTTAGGGGATCGTGTATCAATAAAATGTGCACCATCTTCAAGCCCATCGATACAAATCCAGCATTGTTAGATACTAAACAATTCtctgaatttttccagttgaaattttttgaattttgctcagaatttcattttaattgatTATTCTTATCGTTATTGTTGAATTTGTTCGAAAATGTTCGTATTTTGTTACTTTTCGTTGACAGTTTGTTGTCCACCTGTGTGGACAGTAGCAATAAACGAAAGAAACGTTTCTCTAATGAACGTTATTCTTGAGAGGCATTGCAACACGAATGATCAGCGGTGTTTAGGGGATCGTGTATCGATAAAATGTACACCATCTTCAAGCCCATCGGTACAAATTCATCATTAACACAATACTAAATAATTCTCTGAATTCTGCCATgcgaaattatttgaatttcgttcagaattttatatttttaattcgaCTATTCTTACCATTACTGTTGAATTTGTTTGTATGTAAATGTTCGTCTTTTGTAAAGTTTCAAGTTCGAAAGTACTTTTCGTTGACAGTTTTTTGACCACTGGTCTGCACAGTAGCAATAATTGAAAGAAACGTTTCTCTAATGATCGTTATTCTTGAGAGGCATTGCAACACGAATGATAAGCGATGTTTAGGGGATCGTGTATCGATAAAATGTACACCATCTTCAAGCCCATCGATACAAATCCATCATTGATACGTATTAAACGATTCTCTGAATTCTCCCAgtcgaaattttgtcaatttcgtTCAGAATTCTGTTcattttctcctgaaaaattctttcgattatttttttttcgaagaaattcatTATTTCTTGAAATGTTTTggtacaatttcaattttagtgtatgtaaatgcctattttttaaattcagaattttgaagaaGGGTTTTGAAAAGGAAACCACGTTattttatgtacaattttttatatGATTTAGTCACATACCGAAGGTTTTTGTTAACGTGATAATCTAactgtcgattttt is from Planococcus citri chromosome 1, ihPlaCitr1.1, whole genome shotgun sequence and encodes:
- the LOC135833124 gene encoding nuclear receptor coactivator 1-like isoform X11, with the translated sequence MSVASSGVKKRKKTENKPQSQINKCLNEKRRREQENIFIEELAELISVSFSDMNSLSVKPDKCAILQETVHQIRNIKQQQQQGQELQQQQNQPNQQSVVSTDDIQQGEVSSSKPTVLSQAVFGPLLLEALEGFAFLLNQEGKVEYVTDNVSQFIKYSKDEILGKNIYNIIHPHDHGKFSTILLPTSVGNWSQSGSGSGANQQPKHRPFNCKFLIKYSDDSDESVVDNKEHTSNYDQVQISSTLSKGEGTYVSFQISSTLLKSDGVSGSNGGNCNNEISSECVEMGPGLICVARRIPTTEKHMSPAVEQFTTKLDPQGKIIGIDTSGVSSTYSLYLNKDLKGKALQELCYTTDLYNLTSHLKEVHQNEKATSKIYRLMISPEKYLHIQTNSRLFRATPGSGEPDFIMAAHSIISENDVCQLIESATLNPRQSSSLGGGPMMNALNGRLSAVTTPDNSNAMTLNNNNNNNSSSSNNNNNNNNNNNNNNSDYSAMSDMSMHDFDFFSRPDYDMEDRTPWSDRPESRHSMNSAPSPMFSHPSPAPTAPSTPFGASLPFSPLDNDMKDNKDMIMAEVNNMNDSCESARLRNLLTTKKSNSQQDNDDQKNNRNKQILENLLNPPEGVMDIDGADAGPSPKQRRVTTPSSMNSNSDSSSYQKSGGGSNTMLLTQLLNKKPLPDSEDTDTKTTEYLHQILKDGNGNQMMMEQELQHQQQVHQQLQQSVHRIPNEDTILEGIGFLSSPSSPPGGSRLRKRPSEELDENGIPSKRNSKLDSIPPPPPVSIANSKLREKNKTLLQLLAKEPSKKPEPIPHLPPSVISAKPQDRLPKIVITTASSVSRPTTSVWATSNSQQQQQQLPGQIRMTAQQQRAPTSNLPSRGGFLNELLQSSQQQQQMQQQQLQLPHQLRDQMKISNNNNILQWEPQNSDDHDLNKLLDQLFENAPDAISEEISDPNLLGLIHSVEQSDVMNSTDNSMGVNNVTLNNVIDSSAEKMAIHAIKNSFMSYEQQTTISTRMQLQINPSVLLQHQQQQQQHQQQLQQQQQQQQQQQQQQQQQQQQQQNQQAAQQQKQAHLTMNQPGQQFPPPPMYQQRPNRMQTHQNSAPQLGNRPMTQQQQFAVATSTGQLSPAQVSQAQNHAQALHLQQRRLLMLQRQQQMIIPSNAAANSQGTTSLQNMDTLLNNTAPPNVSLQQRSTSLSSEGSNTQQLSPGGSNNPLYNNTMLTSSQISPPQRQPPSSLASPYSPLNTNHPQQSFSNLNFTGASNQQAVAQSQGARLSPSGLSPFQSQLSPRVSQPQTTFTGTSVMASGAQQSQMQQQNNWASQQPQQSMVNNRMSLQQQQNPMLDARLSGGVYTGNRAALFAQQSQKSQQAQSPQLSQVRGGLTSPGPRQSPFPADISPTTATSYAAASHGQYRLQRTMSVPNSNMANSQVPQGNNCIRSYSSNTGASLNFKDTSQTPPHPPPLYSPVMYQHHGESSPYCYPDQSLPMYGDRSRVTHSSGGNNNVSNNNNNNNGVPDYVRQELRNVVAARRQQQGDMRLPPLQVGPGQQSLATGLEHLGLSLEMPNDDDNKWGGMNPDMTEGSPSAGFSARTSLDDVNLRSGVVNNANAMNQMGNVGGGEKASLLQKLLSE
- the LOC135833124 gene encoding nuclear receptor coactivator 1-like isoform X7, encoding MYNNNNNVSTAPSVTNASDNNSVVTCDLPDPVWNKMSVASSGVKKRKKTENKPQSQINKCLNEKRRREQENIFIEELAELISVSFSDMNSLSVKPDKCAILQETVHQIRNIKQQQQQGQELQQQQNQPNQQSVVSTDDIQQGEVSSSKPTVLSQAVFGPLLLEALEGFAFLLNQEGKVEYVTDNVSQFIKYSKDEILGKNIYNIIHPHDHGKFSTILLPTSVGNWSQSGSGSGANQQPKHRPFNCKFLIKYSDDSDESVVDNKEHTSNYDQVQISSTLSKGEGTYVSFQISSTLLKSDGVSGSNGGNCNNEISSECVEMGPGLICVARRIPTTEKHMSPAVEQFTTKLDPQGKIIGIDTSGVSSTYSLYLNKDLKGKALQELCYTTDLYNLTSHLKEVHQNEKATSKIYRLMISPEKYLHIQTNSRLFRATPGSGEPDFIMAAHSIISENDVCQLIESATLNPRQSSSLGGGPMMNALNGRLSAVTTPDNSNAMTLNNNNNNNSSSSNNNNNNNNNNNNNNSDYSAMSDMSMHDFDFFSRPDYDMEDRTPWSDRPESRHSMNSAPSPMFSHPSPAPTAPSTPFGASLPFSPLDNDMKDNKDMIMAEVNNMNDSCESARLRNLLTTKKSNSQQDNDDQKNNRNKQILENLLNPPEGVMDIDGADAGPSPKQRRVTTPSSMNSNSDSSSYQKSGGGSNTMLLTQLLNKKPLPDSEDTDTKTTEYLHQILKDGNGNQMMMEQELQHQQQVHQQLQQSVHRIPNEDTILEGIGFLSSPSSPPGGSRLRKRPSEELDENGIPSKRNSKLDSIPPPPPVSIANSKLREKNKTLLQLLAKEPSKKPEPIPHLPPSVISAKPQDRLPKIVITTASSVSRPTTSVWATSNSQQQQQQLPGQIRMTAQQQRAPTSNLPSRGGFLNELLQSSQQQQQMQQQQLQLPHQLRDQMKISNNNNILQWEPQNSDDHDLNKLLDQLFENAPDAISEEISDPNLLGLIHSVEQSDVMNSTDNSMGVNNVTLNNVIDSSAEKMAIHAIKNSFMSYEQQTTISTRMQLQINPSVLLQHQQQQQQHQQQLQQQQQQQQQQQQQQQQQQQQQQNQQAAQQQKQAHLTMNQPGQQFPPPPMYQQRPNRMQTHQNSAPQLGNRPMTQQQQFAVATSTGQLSPAQVSQAQNHAQALHLQQRRLLMLQRQQQMIIPSNAAANSQGTTSLQNMDTLLNNTAPPNVSLQQRSTSLSSEGSNTQQLSPGGSNNPLYNNTMLTSSQISPPQRQPPSSLASPYSPLNTNHPQQSFSNLNFTGASNQQAVAQSQGARLSPSGLSPFQSQLSPRVSQPQTTFTGTSVMASGAQQSQMQQQNNWASQQPQQSMVNNRMSLQQQQNPMLDARLSGGVYTGNRAALFAQQSQKSQQAQSPQLSQVRGGLTSPGPRQSPFPADISPTTATSYAAASHGQYRLQRTMSVPNSNMANSQVPQGNNCIRSYSSNTGASLNFKDTSQTPPHPPPLYSPVMYQHHGESSPYCYPDQSLPMYGDRSRVTHSSGGNNNVSNNNNNNNGVPDYVRQELRNVVAARRQQQGDMRLPPLQVGPGQQSLATGLEHLGLSLEMPNDDDNKWGGMNPDMTEGSPSAGFSARTSLDDVNLRSGVVNNANAMNQMGNVGGGEKASLLQKLLSE
- the LOC135833124 gene encoding myb-like protein AA isoform X12 produces the protein MSTVLQCENRLATAYSFNDENLSRTPSPISSCSFYVDTSLDNVVTCDLPDPVWNKMSVASSGVKKRKKTENKPQSQINKCLNEKRRREQENIFIEELAELISVSFSDMNSLSVKPDKCAILQETVHQIRNIKQQQQQGQELQQQQNQPNQQSVVSTDDIQQGEVSSSKPTVLSQAVFGPLLLEALEGFAFLLNQEGKVEYVTDNVSQFIKYSKDEILGKNIYNIIHPHDHGKFSTILLPTSVGNWSQSGSGSGANQQPKHRPFNCKFLIKYSDDSDESVVDNKEHTSNYDQVQISSTLSKGEGTYVSFQISSTLLKSDGVSGSNGGNCNNEISSECVEMGPGLICVARRIPTTEKHMSPAVEQFTTKLDPQGKIIGIDTSGVSSTYSLYLNKDLKGKALQELCYTTDLYNLTSHLKEVHQNEKATSKIYRLMISPEKYLHIQTNSRLFRATPGSGEPDFIMAAHSIISENDVCQLIESATLNPRQSSSLGGGPMMNALNGRLSAVTTPDNSNAMTLNNNNNNNSSSSNNNNNNNNNNNNNNSDYSAMSDMSMHDFDFFSRPDYDMEDRTPWSDRPESRHSMNSAPSPMFSHPSPAPTAPSTPFGASLPFSPLDNDMKDNKDMIMAEVNNMNDSCESARLRNLLTTKKSNSQQDNDDQKNNRNKQILENLLNPPEGVMDIDGADAGPSPKQRRVTTPSSMNSNSDSSSYQKSGGGSNTMLLTQLLNKKPLPDSEDTDTKTTEYLHQILKDGNGNQMMMEQELQHQQQVHQQLQQSVHRIPNEDTILEGIGFLSSPSSPPGGSRLRKRPSEELDENGIPSKRNSKLDSIPPPPPVSIANSKLREKNKTLLQLLAKEPSKKPEPIPHLPPSVISAKPQDRLPKIVITTASSVSRPTTSVWATSNSQQQQQQLPGQIRMTAQQQRAPTSNLPSRGGFLNELLQSSQQQQQMQQQQLQLPHQLRDQMKISNNNNILQWEPQNSDDHDLNKLLDQLFENAPDAISEEISDPNLLGLIHSVEQSDVMNSTDNSMGVNNVTLNNVIDSSAEKMAIHAIKNSFMSYEQQTTISTRMQLQINPSVLLQHQQQQQQHQQQLQQQQQQQQQQQQQQQQQQQQQQNQQAAQQQKQAHLTMNQPGQQFPPPPMYQQRPNRMQTHQNSAPQLGNRPMTQQQQFAVATSTGQLSPAQVSQAQNHAQALHLQQRRLLMLQRQQQMIIPSNAAANSQGTTSLQNMDTLLNNTAPPNVSLQQRSTSLSSEGSNTQQLSPGGSNNPLYNNTMLTSSQISPPQRQPPSSLASPYSPLNTNHPQQSFSNLNFTGASNQQAVAQSQGARLSPSGLSPFQSQLSPRVSQPQTTFTGTSVMASGAQQSQMQQQNNWASQQPQQSMVNNRMSLQQQQNPMLDARLSGGVYTGNRAALFAQQSQKSQQAQSPQLSQVRGGLTSPGPRQSPFPADISPTTATSYAAASHGQYRLQRTMSVPNSNMANSQVPQGNNNVSNNNNNNNGVPDYVRQELRNVVAARRQQQGDMRLPPLQVGPGQQSLATGLEHLGLSLEMPNDDDNKWGGMNPDMTEGSPSAGFSARTSLDDVNLRSGVVNNANAMNQMGNVGGGEKASLLQKLLSE
- the LOC135833124 gene encoding nuclear receptor coactivator 1-like isoform X5 codes for the protein MSTVLQCENRLATAYSFNDENLSRTPSPISSCSFYVDTSLDNVVTCDLPDPVWNKMSVASSGVKKRKKTENKPQSQINKCLNEKRRREQENIFIEELAELISVSFSDMNSLSVKPDKCAILQETVHQIRNIKQQQQQGQELQQQQNQPNQQSVVSTDDIQQGEVSSSKPTVLSQAVFGPLLLEALEGFAFLLNQEGKVEYVTDNVSQFIKYSKDEILGKNIYNIIHPHDHGKFSTILLPTSVGNWSQSGSGSGANQQPKHRPFNCKFLIKYSDDSDESVVDNKEHTSNYDQVQISSTLSKGEGTYVSFQISSTLLKSDGVSGSNGGNCNNEISSECVEMGPGLICVARRIPTTEKHMSPAVEQFTTKLDPQGKIIGIDTSGVSSTYSLYLNKDLKGKALQELCYTTDLYNLTSHLKEVHQNEKATSKIYRLMISPEKYLHIQTNSRLFRATPGSGEPDFIMAAHSIISENDVCQLIESATLNPRQSSSLGGGPMMNALNGRLSAVTTPDNSNAMTLNNNNNNNSSSSNNNNNNNNNNNNNNSDYSAMSDMSMHDFDFFSRPDYDMEDRTPWSDRPESRHSMNSAPSPMFSHPSPAPTAPSTPFGASLPFSPLDNDMKDNKDMIMAEVNNMNDSCESARLRNLLTTKKSNSQQDNDDQKNNRNKQILENLLNPPEGVMDIDGADAGPSPKQRRVTTPSSMNSNSDSSSYQKSGGGSNTMLLTQLLNKKPLPDSEDTDTKTTEYLHQILKDGNGNQMMMEQELQHQQQVHQQLQQSVHRIPNEDTILEGIGFLSSPSSPPGGSRLRKRPSEELDENGIPSKRNSKLDSIPPPPPVSIANSKLREKNKTLLQLLAKEPSKKPEPIPHLPPSVISAKPQDRLPKIVITTASSVSRPTTSVWATSNSQQQQQQLPGQIRMTAQQQRAPTSNLPSRGGFLNELLQSSQQQQQMQQQQLQLPHQLRDQMKISNNNNILQWEPQNSDDHDLNKLLDQLFENAPDAISEEISDPNLLGLIHSVEQSDVMNSTDNSMGVNNVTLNNVIDSSAEKMAIHAIKNSFMSYEQQTTISTRMQLQINPSVLLQHQQQQQQHQQQLQQQQQQQQQQQQQQQQQQQQQQNQQAAQQQKQAHLTMNQPGQQFPPPPMYQQRPNRMQTHQNSAPQLGNRPMTQQQQFAVATSTGQLSPAQAQNHAQALHLQQRRLLMLQRQQQMIIPSNAAANSQGTTSLQNMDTLLNNTAPPNVSLQQRSTSLSSEGSNTQQLSPGGSNNPLYNNTMLTSSQISPPQRQPPSSLASPYSPLNTNHPQQSFSNLNFTGASNQQAVAQSQGARLSPSGLSPFQSQLSPRVSQPQTTFTGTSVMASGAQQSQMQQQNNWASQQPQQSMVNNRMSLQQQQNPMLDARLSGGVYTGNRAALFAQQSQKSQQAQSPQLSQVRGGLTSPGPRQSPFPADISPTTATSYAAASHGQYRLQRTMSVPNSNMANSQVPQGNNCIRSYSSNTGASLNFKDTSQTPPHPPPLYSPVMYQHHGESSPYCYPDQSLPMYGDRSRVTHSSGGNNNVSNNNNNNNGVPDYVRQELRNVVAARRQQQGDMRLPPLQVGPGQQSLATGLEHLGLSLEMPNDDDNKWGGMNPDMTEGSPSAGFSARTSLDDVNLRSGVVNNANAMNQMGNVGGGEKASLLQKLLSE
- the LOC135833124 gene encoding alpha-protein kinase 1-like isoform X15 gives rise to the protein MSTVLQCENRLATAYSFNDENLSRTPSPISSCSFYVDTSLDNVVTCDLPDPVWNKMSVASSGVKKRKKTENKPQSQINKCLNEKRRREQENIFIEELAELISVSFSDMNSLSVKPDKCAILQETVHQIRNIKQQQQQGQELQQQQNQPNQQSVVSTDDIQQGEVSSSKPTVLSQAVFGPLLLEALEGFAFLLNQEGKVEYVTDNVSQFIKYSKDEILGKNIYNIIHPHDHGKFSTILLPTSVGNWSQSGSGSGANQQPKHRPFNCKFLIKYSDDSDESVVDNKEHTSNYDQVQISSTLSKGEGTYVSFQISSTLLKSDGVSGSNGGNCNNEISSECVEMGPGLICVARRIPTTEKHMSPAVEQFTTKLDPQGKIIGIDTSGVSSTYSLYLNKDLKGKALQELCYTTDLYNLTSHLKEVHQNEKATSKIYRLMISPEKYLHIQTNSRLFRATPGSGEPDFIMAAHSIISENDVCQLIESATLNPRQSSSLGGGPMMNALNGRLSAVTTPDNSNAMTLNNNNNNNSSSSNNNNNNNNNNNNNNSDYSAMSDMSMHDFDFFSRPDYDMEDRTPWSDRPESRHSMNSAPSPMFSHPSPAPTAPSTPFGASLPFSPLDNDMKDNKDMIMAEVNNMNDSCESARLRNLLTTKKSNSQQDNDDQKNNRNKQILENLLNPPEGVMDIDGADAGPSPKQRRVTTPSSMNSNSDSSSYQKSGGGSNTMLLTQLLNKKPLPDSEDTDTKTTEYLHQILKDGNGNQMMMEQELQHQQQVHQQLQQSVHRIPNEDTILEGIGFLSSPSSPPGGSRLRKRPSEELDENGIPSKRNSKLDSIPPPPPVSIANSKLREKNKTLLQLLAKEPSKKPEPIPHLPPSVISAKPQDRLPKIVITTASSVSRPTTSVWATSNSQQQQQQLPGQIRMTAQQQRAPTSNLPSRGGFLNELLQSSQQQQQMQQQQLQLPHQLRDQMKISNNNNILQWEPQNSDDHDLNKLLDQLFENAPDAISEEISDPNLLGLIHSVEQSDVMNSTDNSMGVNNVTLNNVIDSSAEKMAIHAIKNSFMSYEQQTTISTRMQLQINPSVLLQHQQQQQQHQQQLQQQQQQQQQQQQQQQQQQQQQQNQQAAQQQKQAHLTMNQPGQQFPPPPMYQQRPNRMQTHQNSAPQLGNRPMTQQQQFAVATSTGQLSPAQVSQAQNHAQALHLQQRRLLMLQRQQQMIIPSNAAANSQGTTSLQNMDTLLNNTAPPNVSLQQRSTSLSSEGSNTQQLSPGGSNNPLYNNTMLTSSQISPPQRQPPSSLASPYSPLNTNHPQQSFSNLNFTGASNQQAVAQSQGARLSPSGLSPFQSQLSPRVSQPQTTFTGTSVMASGAQQSQMQQQNNWASQQPQQSMVNNRMSLQQQQNPMLDARLSGGVYTGNRAALFAQQSQKSQQAQSPQLSQVRGGLTSPGPRQSPFPADISPTTATSYAAASHGQYRLQRTMSVPNSNMANSQVPQGFGNVKVVQHYSYRNRDTLTGGRISRLQNNEPYL